A region from the Rhizobium sp. ARZ01 genome encodes:
- a CDS encoding precorrin-8X methylmutase codes for MTDYDYIKDGNAIYEKSFAIIRAEADLSQFSEDEADVAVRMIHACGLVEAADKIVFSPDFVAAGRVALRAGAPIFCDAEMVARGVTAARLPASNEVICTLRDPRTPELATEIGNSRSAAAIRLWLERMAGSIVAIGNAPTALFYLLELLRDGAPKPAAILGMPVGFVGAAESKEALAENSYSVPFAIVRGRLGGSAMTAAALNSLARAGL; via the coding sequence ATGACAGACTACGACTACATAAAGGATGGCAATGCCATCTACGAAAAATCCTTTGCCATCATCCGCGCGGAGGCCGATCTGAGCCAGTTTTCCGAGGACGAGGCGGATGTTGCCGTGCGGATGATCCACGCCTGCGGTCTGGTGGAGGCGGCGGACAAGATCGTCTTTTCGCCCGATTTCGTCGCCGCTGGCCGTGTGGCGCTTAGGGCCGGTGCGCCGATCTTCTGCGACGCCGAGATGGTGGCGCGCGGGGTGACGGCGGCCCGGCTGCCCGCTTCCAACGAGGTGATTTGCACGCTGCGCGATCCGCGTACGCCTGAACTTGCGACCGAGATCGGCAATTCGCGCTCGGCGGCGGCGATCCGGCTCTGGCTCGAGCGGATGGCCGGTTCGATCGTCGCGATCGGCAACGCCCCGACGGCGCTGTTCTATCTGCTCGAACTTCTGCGCGACGGCGCGCCGAAGCCGGCGGCGATCCTCGGCATGCCGGTTGGTTTTGTCGGGGCGGCGGAATCGAAGGAGGCGCTGGCGGAAAATTCCTATAGCGTGCCCTTCGCCATCGTTCGCGGCCGCCTGGGCGGCAGCGCCATGACGGCTGCGGCCCTGAATTCGCTGGCGAGGGCGGGCCTGTGA
- a CDS encoding helix-turn-helix transcriptional regulator, with product MDKLTPILLSNLNDAHVRNLSWMEQSNADVLVHSNEIPHGYVVPLHSHRRTQVLCVFAGVVLVATARGRWMIPPGHALVIPRGLEHSVEMYSDVSMRSIYILAPSGCAASEVPVVLEVTDLAHHLLAEAIRLQGIDGDPHRAELVMALLVDEIGRLEQQPLGLPFPASGRLASLCRGFLDRPVPSAKIDDWARQLNMSRRSFTRFFREETGVSFSTWRQLACIFACLPRLANGEAVTTVALEVGYESVPAFTTMFKRMLGSSPRHYFKARQTAT from the coding sequence ATGGACAAGCTGACCCCCATATTGCTGTCGAACCTCAACGACGCGCATGTTCGCAATCTCTCCTGGATGGAGCAGTCGAACGCGGACGTGCTCGTGCACAGCAACGAGATCCCGCACGGCTATGTCGTGCCACTGCACAGCCACCGCCGCACGCAGGTGCTTTGCGTCTTCGCCGGCGTCGTTCTGGTCGCCACCGCACGCGGGCGGTGGATGATCCCGCCCGGCCACGCGCTGGTGATCCCGCGCGGACTGGAGCATTCGGTGGAGATGTACAGCGATGTCAGCATGCGCTCGATCTACATCCTTGCGCCCAGCGGCTGCGCGGCGTCGGAGGTGCCCGTAGTGCTGGAGGTCACCGATCTCGCGCATCATCTCCTGGCGGAGGCGATCCGGCTGCAGGGGATAGACGGCGATCCGCATCGCGCCGAACTGGTGATGGCGCTGCTCGTTGACGAAATCGGCCGGCTCGAGCAGCAGCCGCTGGGCCTACCGTTTCCGGCCAGCGGGCGGCTGGCCAGCCTCTGCCGGGGATTTCTCGACCGGCCCGTGCCCAGCGCCAAGATCGATGACTGGGCGCGGCAGCTGAACATGAGCCGCCGCTCGTTCACGCGGTTCTTTCGCGAGGAGACCGGGGTCAGTTTTTCCACCTGGCGGCAACTGGCCTGCATCTTTGCCTGCCTGCCGCGGCTGGCGAATGGCGAGGCGGTGACGACGGTGGCACTGGAGGTGGGATACGAGAGCGTTCCGGCCTTCACCACCATGTTCAAGCGCATGCTCGGCTCCTCGCCGCGGCACTATTTCAAGGCGCGCCAGACAGCCACCTGA
- the cobF gene encoding precorrin-6A synthase (deacetylating): MSRTILIIGIGAGNPEHMTVQAINALNRADVLLIPIKGEEKSFLADMRRDICERYLTNPDTRIHDYAVPTRRADGSYDDGVHDWHHAIAKIYEDLILEVSAERDTIGLLVWGDPMLYDSTLRIVEHVRANGRIAFELEVIPGITSIQALCASQKITLNRIGLPVEITTGRRLSQGWPEGTDDVVVMLDGVEAFRSVTDRDAQIYWGAYLGTELEITLSGRLGDISETIAETRSRAREANGWIMDTYLIRRSRGPETEGET; the protein is encoded by the coding sequence GTGTCGAGAACCATTTTGATCATCGGGATCGGCGCAGGCAATCCCGAGCACATGACAGTTCAGGCGATCAACGCCCTGAACCGGGCCGACGTGCTGCTCATTCCGATCAAGGGCGAGGAGAAATCCTTTCTCGCCGACATGCGCCGCGACATCTGCGAGCGCTACCTCACCAATCCGGACACGCGGATCCATGACTATGCCGTGCCGACGCGCCGCGCCGACGGCAGCTATGACGACGGCGTACACGACTGGCACCATGCCATCGCAAAAATCTATGAAGACCTGATCCTCGAAGTCTCCGCTGAAAGGGATACGATCGGCCTGCTCGTCTGGGGCGATCCGATGCTCTACGACAGCACGCTGCGCATCGTCGAGCATGTGCGCGCCAACGGCCGCATCGCCTTCGAGCTTGAGGTCATTCCCGGTATCACCAGCATCCAGGCGCTCTGCGCCAGCCAGAAAATCACCTTGAACAGGATAGGCTTGCCGGTGGAAATCACCACCGGCCGGCGTCTCTCGCAAGGCTGGCCGGAGGGAACGGACGACGTGGTCGTCATGCTCGACGGCGTCGAGGCCTTTCGGTCGGTAACCGATCGTGACGCCCAGATCTATTGGGGCGCCTATCTCGGCACGGAGCTGGAAATCACGCTTTCCGGTCGCCTCGGGGATATTTCGGAAACGATCGCCGAAACACGAAGCCGCGCGCGGGAAGCAAATGGCTGGATCATGGATACCTACCTGATTCGCCGCTCACGCGGGCCGGAGACGGAGGGCGAGACCTAA
- a CDS encoding precorrin-2 C(20)-methyltransferase has protein sequence MSAAQMGRLYGVGTGPGDPELLTLKAVRALGEADVLAFFAKAGRSGNGRKIVEGLLKPDMVELPLYYPVTTEIDKEHDDYKRQITAFYDASAAAVAAHLAAGRTVAILSEGDPMFYGSYMHLHVRLADRFPTEVIPGITAMSGCWSLSGLPIVQGDDVLSVLPGTMVEEELSRRLGDTQAAVIMKVGRNLPKIRRALSSAGRLAEAIYVERGTMAESKSIRLSEKLDDTAPYFSLVLVPGWSGRP, from the coding sequence GTGAGCGCGGCGCAGATGGGACGTCTTTACGGCGTGGGAACCGGCCCGGGCGATCCGGAACTGCTGACGCTCAAAGCGGTGCGCGCGCTTGGTGAAGCTGATGTGCTCGCCTTCTTCGCCAAGGCCGGCCGCTCCGGCAACGGTCGGAAGATCGTCGAGGGGCTTTTGAAGCCGGACATGGTTGAATTGCCGCTCTACTATCCGGTGACGACGGAGATCGACAAGGAACACGACGACTACAAGCGCCAGATCACCGCCTTCTACGACGCCTCGGCCGCTGCGGTTGCGGCGCATCTGGCCGCCGGTCGCACGGTTGCTATCCTCTCCGAAGGCGATCCGATGTTCTACGGCTCCTACATGCACCTGCATGTACGGCTTGCGGACCGGTTCCCGACCGAAGTGATCCCCGGCATCACCGCCATGTCCGGCTGCTGGTCGCTTTCCGGCCTGCCGATCGTGCAGGGCGACGACGTGCTTTCCGTGCTGCCGGGCACGATGGTAGAAGAGGAACTGTCGCGCCGGCTGGGGGACACCCAGGCGGCGGTCATCATGAAGGTCGGTCGCAACCTGCCGAAGATCCGCCGGGCCCTGTCGTCCGCCGGGCGGCTTGCCGAGGCGATCTATGTCGAGCGCGGCACGATGGCCGAAAGCAAATCGATCCGTCTCTCCGAAAAGCTCGATGATACGGCACCCTATTTCTCGCTCGTGCTCGTTCCCGGCTGGAGCGGCAGGCCATGA
- a CDS encoding MFS transporter: MSTAVSVAPAHAARTSFSIIVAVSVCHMLNDIMQSLLTSLYPLLKDNYALDFVQIGLLTMAFQVTASLLQPVVGIVTDRWPMPFSLPLGMTSTFFGLFFLAYAHSFPVLVLGACLIGFGSAVFHPESSRIARAASGGRHGLAQSLFQVGGNAGTAIGPLLAAFIVLPFGQTSVAWFSAAALLGMVILTWVGRWYAAERLRMASRPAISRDLPLPRGRVAWAFAVLVLLTATKNVYLSSIGSYFTFYTISRFGLSVQEAQLMLFLFLGASAAGVFLGGPIGDRFGSRFVIWFSILGVIPFALLLPYANLFWTGVLSVMIGLIFSSAFSAIVVFAQELVPGRVGMIAGVFFGFAFGAGGLGAAALGVFADTHGIDFVYRVCSYLPLLGILTVFLPRLRTR; this comes from the coding sequence ATGTCGACGGCAGTCTCCGTCGCGCCGGCACATGCCGCGCGCACCAGTTTCTCCATCATCGTCGCGGTCAGCGTCTGCCACATGCTGAACGACATCATGCAGTCGTTGCTGACGTCGCTCTATCCGCTATTGAAAGACAACTACGCGCTCGACTTCGTCCAGATCGGCCTCTTGACCATGGCCTTCCAGGTGACCGCGTCGCTGCTCCAGCCGGTGGTCGGCATAGTGACGGACCGGTGGCCGATGCCATTCTCGCTGCCGCTCGGCATGACCAGCACCTTCTTCGGCCTGTTCTTCCTAGCCTATGCGCATTCGTTCCCGGTTCTTGTCCTCGGTGCCTGCCTGATCGGCTTCGGCTCGGCAGTGTTCCATCCGGAATCCTCCCGCATCGCGCGGGCCGCCTCCGGTGGCCGCCACGGTCTGGCTCAATCGCTGTTTCAGGTCGGCGGCAATGCGGGCACAGCGATCGGACCGTTGCTGGCCGCCTTCATCGTGCTGCCCTTCGGCCAGACCAGCGTCGCCTGGTTCTCGGCTGCGGCCCTGCTTGGCATGGTCATCCTGACCTGGGTCGGTCGCTGGTATGCCGCCGAGCGGCTGCGCATGGCCAGCCGCCCCGCCATCAGCCGGGATCTGCCATTGCCGCGCGGCCGCGTCGCATGGGCGTTTGCCGTCCTGGTCCTGCTGACGGCGACGAAGAACGTCTACCTATCGTCGATCGGCAGCTACTTCACCTTCTATACGATCAGCCGCTTCGGCCTGTCGGTGCAGGAAGCCCAGCTGATGCTGTTTTTATTCCTCGGTGCATCCGCAGCCGGCGTCTTCCTCGGCGGCCCGATCGGCGACCGCTTCGGCTCGCGCTTCGTCATCTGGTTTTCGATCCTCGGCGTCATCCCCTTCGCGCTGCTTTTGCCATACGCCAACCTGTTCTGGACGGGCGTGTTGAGCGTGATGATCGGGCTGATCTTTTCCTCTGCCTTCTCGGCCATCGTCGTCTTCGCCCAGGAGCTGGTACCGGGGCGCGTCGGGATGATCGCCGGTGTCTTCTTCGGCTTCGCCTTCGGCGCCGGTGGCCTCGGCGCAGCAGCACTCGGTGTCTTTGCCGATACCCACGGCATCGACTTCGTCTACCGCGTCTGCTCCTACCTGCCGCTGCTCGGCATCCTCACCGTTTTCCTGCCACGCCTGCGGACGCGCTGA
- a CDS encoding precorrin-3B C(17)-methyltransferase, translated as MSGTLYVIGTGPGNPDQMTPEALKAVEASTEFFGYFPYIDRLSLRPDQIKVASDNREELNRAQAALSRAAAGINVCVVSGGDPGVFAMAAAVCEAIDAGPAEWRNIDLVVVPGVTAMLAVAARIGAPLGHDFCAISLSDNLKPWAVIERRLRLVAEAGLVIALYNPISKARPWQLGKAFEILRDVLPAETPVIFGRAAGRPDERMLVMPLGGADAERADMATCVIIGSPQTRVIAREGKADLVYTPRFLPPEAT; from the coding sequence ATGAGCGGTACGCTTTACGTAATCGGGACAGGGCCGGGCAATCCGGACCAGATGACGCCGGAAGCGCTGAAGGCCGTGGAAGCCTCGACCGAGTTCTTCGGCTATTTTCCTTACATCGACCGCCTGTCGCTGAGGCCGGACCAGATCAAGGTCGCCTCCGACAATCGCGAAGAGCTGAACCGGGCGCAGGCAGCGCTTTCGCGCGCCGCAGCAGGCATCAACGTCTGCGTCGTCTCTGGTGGTGATCCGGGTGTCTTCGCCATGGCCGCGGCGGTCTGCGAGGCGATCGATGCGGGGCCGGCGGAATGGCGAAACATCGATCTTGTGGTCGTCCCAGGTGTCACAGCCATGCTTGCGGTCGCAGCCCGCATTGGTGCGCCGCTCGGTCATGATTTCTGCGCGATTTCGCTGTCCGACAATCTAAAACCCTGGGCGGTGATCGAGAGGCGGCTGCGGCTGGTGGCCGAGGCGGGGCTGGTGATCGCTCTCTACAATCCGATCAGCAAGGCGCGGCCGTGGCAGCTCGGCAAGGCGTTCGAGATCCTGCGCGACGTGCTGCCGGCGGAAACGCCTGTCATCTTCGGCCGGGCCGCCGGAAGGCCGGACGAGCGCATGCTGGTCATGCCGCTCGGCGGGGCAGACGCGGAACGCGCCGACATGGCGACCTGCGTCATCATCGGTTCGCCGCAGACGCGCGTCATTGCGCGCGAGGGCAAGGCTGATCTCGTCTATACGCCACGCTTCCTGCCGCCGGAGGCGACATGA
- a CDS encoding cobalt-precorrin-6A reductase: MDKRRILILGGTTEARELAHRLGARDDLDVTLSLAGRTIDPAPQPVPIRTGGFGGAEGLADYLATNRVDLLIDATHPFARQISANAERAAEHSATPLIRLERTGWQPVEGDRWTPVATVNDAVAALGAEPRRVFLAIGRQEAHHFNAAPQHHYLVRSVDPVDPPLTAPSVEYLLARGPFSVEGEIAVLRGHQIDVVVSKNSGGEATYAKIAAARALGLPVLMVDRARNGRVSTAETVEEALRLIDHVASGGRKRGV; encoded by the coding sequence GTGGACAAGAGACGCATCCTCATTCTGGGCGGCACGACGGAAGCGCGCGAACTGGCGCACCGGCTTGGCGCGCGTGACGATCTCGACGTGACCCTGTCGCTCGCCGGCCGGACGATCGATCCCGCACCCCAGCCGGTCCCAATCCGTACCGGCGGCTTCGGCGGCGCGGAAGGGCTGGCCGACTATCTTGCAACCAATCGAGTAGACCTGCTGATCGATGCGACGCATCCGTTCGCCCGGCAGATTTCCGCCAATGCCGAACGCGCGGCGGAGCATTCCGCAACACCGCTGATCCGGCTCGAACGGACCGGATGGCAACCCGTCGAAGGCGACCGCTGGACGCCCGTCGCCACAGTCAACGACGCCGTCGCAGCGCTTGGCGCGGAGCCACGTCGCGTCTTTCTCGCCATCGGCCGGCAGGAGGCCCATCACTTCAACGCCGCTCCGCAGCACCACTACCTCGTCCGCAGCGTCGACCCGGTCGACCCGCCCCTGACCGCGCCCTCGGTCGAGTATCTCCTCGCCCGCGGTCCCTTTTCCGTCGAAGGCGAAATCGCGGTGCTGCGCGGACACCAAATCGATGTGGTTGTTTCCAAGAACAGCGGCGGCGAAGCCACCTACGCCAAGATCGCCGCGGCCCGCGCCCTCGGCCTCCCCGTGCTCATGGTCGATCGCGCGCGAAATGGCCGCGTCAGCACGGCAGAGACGGTCGAGGAGGCGCTGCGGCTGATCGATCATGTCGCCTCCGGCGGCAGGAAGCGTGGCGTATAG
- the cobG gene encoding precorrin-3B synthase: MATVYAASGIGRGAPTPAAASLRRGACPSIAAPMRTGDGLLVRLRPTRIGLSPSDYMAIARLAAEHGNGLIEVTARGNLQIRGLREETVSKLAAGLAEAGIDLLRGVAVETPPLSGIDPNEIVDAEPFAAAIRAAIAGHLPPLLLAPKLSIVVNGGGRLDLSDIVADIRLDAGRATDGLFWRVSVGGDARSAREVAVLANGDAIGAVLTVIEALHDLGSSARGRDLDANILRQQLRLPTCSGTILDISTPPPPLSPIGRHALGEGVALGIGLAYGQTSAVHLGTLMQGLEALGAREVRLSPHRSLLVLGLAVGMMEPAVALAGREGFWTRADEPGNAIAVCAGASGCAAGHFDTKAAADLLVAQAPDLLDGSLTVHISGCAKGCAHPQAAALTLVGQAGGVALTIDARAGDETVATVTDNALGAAFSRVAAIIQQERQHGEAARQTFERIGASAVAKAYQQGSQ; encoded by the coding sequence ATGGCGACCGTTTATGCTGCGTCCGGTATCGGCCGCGGAGCTCCCACCCCGGCGGCTGCCTCCCTCCGGCGTGGGGCCTGCCCCTCGATCGCCGCCCCCATGCGCACCGGCGACGGATTGCTGGTACGCCTGCGCCCGACGCGCATAGGCCTGTCTCCTTCGGACTATATGGCTATCGCCCGGCTGGCAGCAGAGCACGGAAACGGCCTGATCGAAGTGACGGCGCGGGGAAACCTGCAGATCCGTGGCCTGCGCGAGGAGACGGTGTCGAAGCTCGCTGCAGGACTTGCCGAGGCAGGGATCGATTTGCTGCGGGGCGTCGCGGTGGAGACGCCGCCGTTGTCCGGTATCGATCCGAATGAGATCGTAGACGCCGAGCCGTTCGCTGCTGCCATTCGTGCGGCCATCGCCGGGCACCTGCCGCCGCTTCTTCTCGCCCCAAAACTATCGATCGTCGTAAATGGTGGTGGAAGGCTCGACCTTTCGGACATAGTCGCCGATATCCGCCTCGATGCGGGCCGCGCAACGGATGGATTGTTCTGGCGTGTCTCGGTTGGCGGCGACGCACGCTCGGCGCGCGAAGTGGCGGTCCTCGCGAATGGCGATGCCATTGGCGCCGTCTTGACCGTGATAGAAGCCCTGCATGACCTTGGTTCCAGTGCCCGTGGTCGCGATCTCGATGCGAACATTCTGCGGCAGCAACTCCGGTTGCCGACATGTTCAGGCACGATCTTGGACATATCGACCCCGCCCCCTCCATTGTCGCCCATCGGGCGCCACGCGCTCGGTGAGGGCGTCGCCCTCGGTATCGGTCTTGCCTACGGTCAGACGAGTGCGGTGCATCTCGGAACTCTGATGCAGGGCCTGGAAGCACTGGGTGCTAGGGAAGTGCGGCTCTCACCACATAGGTCGCTGCTCGTGCTCGGACTTGCGGTGGGGATGATGGAGCCGGCTGTGGCGCTCGCCGGGCGCGAGGGTTTCTGGACGCGTGCCGACGAGCCCGGAAACGCGATTGCCGTCTGTGCGGGTGCGAGCGGCTGCGCAGCGGGACATTTCGATACCAAGGCAGCGGCCGACCTGCTGGTGGCGCAAGCGCCCGATCTGCTGGACGGATCGCTGACGGTCCACATTTCCGGCTGCGCCAAGGGATGTGCGCATCCGCAAGCCGCCGCATTGACGCTGGTTGGCCAGGCGGGCGGCGTCGCGCTGACGATCGATGCCCGGGCCGGCGATGAAACGGTGGCAACGGTGACGGACAATGCTCTCGGCGCGGCCTTTTCGCGTGTCGCCGCAATTATTCAACAGGAAAGACAACACGGAGAGGCGGCGCGGCAAACGTTCGAGCGGATCGGTGCATCCGCGGTCGCCAAGGCATACCAGCAGGGATCGCAATGA